A window of the Deinococcus gobiensis I-0 genome harbors these coding sequences:
- the deoC gene encoding deoxyribose-phosphate aldolase, whose product MQLAPYIDHTLLKATATSADIRQLCAEAREHQFYAVCVNPVFVPLCVAELEGSGVKVATVCGFPLGAVSSEQKALEARLSAEAGADEVDMVIHIGAALENAWDAVEADVRAVRRAIPEQVLKVIIETCYLSDDQKRGATEAAVRGGADFVKTSTGFGTGGATLEDVRLMHGVIAGRAQIKAAGGVRSPADAEAMIGAGATRLGTSGGVALVAGGGQTGEAQHRGY is encoded by the coding sequence ATGCAACTCGCCCCCTACATCGACCACACGCTGCTCAAGGCCACCGCCACGAGCGCCGACATCCGCCAGCTGTGCGCCGAGGCGCGCGAGCACCAGTTCTACGCCGTATGCGTCAATCCGGTCTTCGTGCCGCTGTGCGTGGCCGAGCTGGAAGGCAGCGGCGTGAAGGTGGCGACCGTATGCGGTTTCCCGCTGGGCGCCGTGAGCAGCGAGCAAAAAGCCCTCGAAGCGCGCCTGAGCGCCGAAGCGGGAGCCGACGAGGTGGACATGGTCATCCACATCGGCGCGGCGCTGGAAAACGCCTGGGACGCCGTGGAGGCCGACGTGCGCGCGGTGCGCCGGGCCATCCCCGAGCAGGTCCTGAAGGTGATCATCGAGACCTGCTACCTCAGCGACGACCAGAAGCGCGGCGCCACCGAGGCGGCCGTGCGCGGCGGAGCCGACTTCGTGAAGACGAGCACCGGCTTCGGGACGGGCGGCGCGACCCTGGAGGACGTGCGCCTGATGCACGGGGTCATCGCGGGCCGCGCCCAGATCAAGGCGGCGGGCGGCGTGCGCAGCCCCGCCGACGCCGAGGCCATGATCGGGGCCGGAGCGACCCGCCTGGGCACGTCGGGCGGCGTGGCCCTGGTGGCGGGCGGAGGCCAGACTGGGGAGGCGCAGCACCGTGGCTACTGA
- the tilS gene encoding tRNA lysidine(34) synthetase TilS: MNARPVAPPAPRLLDPLRPYAGERVAVGVSGGADSVALLRALVLVGARPVAAHLDHALRPESAQDAAWVGALAADLGVPFGTARVDVGAVAGRRGWNVEEAARRVRYDFLARTARAHGAGLVLTAHTRRDQAETVLWGLLRGEATLRGIAPVWGRVRRPWLDAPRADLETFLRALGQDWREDPTNADPAYTRAWLRCEVMPVLRARFPAVEEALAHFGRLNAEDDDALSAQAAALSAHAPLERQSPAVLRRHVAAELRAAGLEYHGLHVGALAEGLRAGTTRHLTLPGPREVTVTGGRLHLGPLAWPGPDFALPSGWTRRTRQPGDRLRLPGGTRKLSDVLTDAKVPRAERDRVPLAVDAGGAVQWVGLTSPLWAAGAREAAGAVPDPLHAAMGEALALAHEAAGAGEVPVGAVVLDAAGGVVGRGRNTSREHGDMTRHAELAALREASEAVGAYLGDCTLVVTLEPCPMCLGAAIEARVGHVVYGAANPKAGALGGVADVLAAHWGHAPRVTPGVRAAEAGALLRRSFQAIRGQGRGEDGA; this comes from the coding sequence GTGAACGCGCGGCCTGTTGCCCCCCCAGCCCCACGGCTGCTTGATCCCCTGCGGCCCTACGCCGGCGAGCGCGTGGCCGTGGGCGTGTCGGGTGGGGCGGATTCGGTGGCGCTGCTGCGGGCGCTGGTGCTCGTGGGGGCGCGGCCGGTCGCGGCGCACCTCGACCACGCGCTGCGGCCGGAGTCGGCGCAGGACGCCGCCTGGGTGGGCGCGCTGGCCGCCGACCTGGGCGTGCCCTTCGGGACCGCGCGGGTGGACGTGGGGGCCGTGGCCGGCCGGCGGGGCTGGAACGTCGAGGAGGCCGCCCGGCGCGTGCGCTACGACTTCCTGGCACGCACGGCGCGGGCCCACGGCGCGGGGCTGGTCCTGACCGCCCACACCCGCCGCGACCAGGCCGAGACGGTGCTGTGGGGCCTGCTGCGGGGCGAGGCCACGCTGCGCGGGATCGCGCCCGTGTGGGGCCGTGTGCGCCGGCCCTGGCTGGACGCGCCGCGCGCCGACCTCGAAACCTTCCTGCGGGCACTGGGGCAGGACTGGCGCGAGGACCCGACGAACGCCGACCCGGCCTACACCCGCGCGTGGCTGCGCTGCGAGGTCATGCCGGTGCTGCGCGCCCGTTTTCCGGCGGTGGAGGAGGCCCTGGCCCACTTCGGCCGCCTGAACGCCGAGGACGACGACGCCCTGAGCGCCCAGGCGGCCGCCCTGAGCGCTCACGCCCCGCTGGAGCGCCAGTCCCCGGCCGTGCTGCGCCGTCATGTGGCGGCCGAACTCCGCGCCGCGGGGCTGGAATACCACGGCCTGCACGTCGGGGCGCTGGCGGAGGGCCTGCGCGCGGGCACCACGCGGCACCTGACCCTGCCCGGCCCGCGCGAGGTCACGGTGACGGGTGGGCGGCTGCACCTGGGGCCGCTGGCGTGGCCCGGGCCGGACTTCGCGCTGCCCTCCGGCTGGACGCGCCGCACCCGGCAGCCCGGCGACCGCCTGCGTCTCCCGGGGGGGACGCGCAAGCTCAGCGACGTGCTGACCGACGCGAAGGTGCCGCGTGCGGAGCGCGACCGCGTGCCGCTGGCCGTGGACGCCGGGGGCGCGGTGCAGTGGGTGGGCCTGACCTCGCCGCTGTGGGCCGCCGGGGCGCGCGAGGCGGCCGGGGCCGTGCCCGACCCCCTGCACGCCGCGATGGGCGAGGCCCTGGCCCTGGCCCACGAGGCGGCCGGGGCCGGCGAGGTGCCGGTGGGCGCGGTGGTGCTGGACGCGGCCGGGGGGGTCGTCGGGCGCGGGCGCAACACCAGCCGTGAACACGGCGACATGACCCGCCACGCCGAACTCGCCGCGCTGCGGGAGGCCTCGGAGGCGGTCGGGGCATACCTGGGCGACTGCACCCTGGTCGTCACCCTCGAACCCTGCCCGATGTGCCTGGGCGCGGCCATCGAGGCGCGGGTGGGGCACGTCGTGTACGGCGCGGCCAACCCCAAGGCTGGGGCGTTGGGCGGCGTGGCCGACGTGCTCGCCGCCCACTGGGGCCACGCCCCGCGCGTCACGCCTGGGGTGCGCGCGGCCGAGGCGGGGGCGCTGCTGCGGCGCAGCTTCCAGGCGATCAGAGGGCAGGGCAGGGGGGAGGACGGAGCCTAA
- a CDS encoding DUF503 domain-containing protein has protein sequence MALGYVGVLTVRVEMPWVSNLKEKRAIVRPVVERLKVRFPLTVARLDGLDAHDWEVIGVATLSNDYGWVEETLRMAADYIAAEGEYRVTEESVEITVLGEGDDPEEEED, from the coding sequence GTGGCGCTCGGGTATGTGGGTGTCCTGACCGTTCGGGTCGAGATGCCCTGGGTCAGCAACCTCAAAGAGAAGCGCGCCATCGTGCGCCCGGTCGTCGAGCGGCTCAAGGTGCGCTTTCCCCTGACGGTCGCCCGCCTCGACGGTCTGGACGCCCACGACTGGGAAGTCATCGGCGTGGCGACCCTGAGTAACGACTACGGCTGGGTCGAGGAAACCCTGCGCATGGCCGCCGACTACATCGCGGCCGAGGGCGAGTACCGCGTGACCGAGGAGAGCGTGGAGATCACCGTGCTCGGTGAGGGCGACGATCCCGAGGAAGAAGAGGACTGA
- the typA gene encoding translational GTPase TypA, protein MEYRNIAIIAHVDHGKTTLVDGLLKQTLKLGHGEEIAERAMDSNDLEKERGITILAKNTAVEYKGVKINIVDTPGHADFGGEVERVLGMVDGCLLLVDAAEGPMPQTRFVLRKALELGLKPIVVINKIDRQDARPEEVVNLTFDLMAELGANDDQLDFPILYAISREGKAFKELDNPRDDFQELFEMVLEKIPAPVVDLEAPFQMLVTNLDYSEYLGRIVLGRVQRGQVKKGEFVNLMHKDGTMSKTRVVQPFTHLGLRRIEVDTVGAGDIVALAGIEDAQIGETIADLADPEALPIITVDEPTVSMTFQPNTSPFAGKDGKYVTSRHLNDRLKREVMTNVSLKVEEVRPDEFIVSGRGELHLSILLETMRREGYEIQVGSPQVIIREIDGEKHEPVEHLVVDVPEQHASTVIGVLASRKGQMVNMEPQGTRTRIEFKIPSRALFGFRTQFLSMTQGEGIMSHIFDGYAPWAGEIKVRQNGSLVSMEDGPAFAYSIWKLQDRGSFFIDPATEVYIGMIVGENAREQDMNVNVCKNKKLTNVRSSGADEALTLTPPRRLTLEDALEYISDDELVELTPKNIRLRKKVLNPSMRK, encoded by the coding sequence ATGGAATACCGCAACATCGCCATCATCGCGCACGTCGACCACGGCAAGACCACGCTGGTGGACGGCCTGCTCAAGCAGACCCTCAAGCTCGGCCACGGCGAGGAAATCGCCGAGCGCGCCATGGACAGCAACGACCTGGAAAAGGAACGTGGCATCACCATTCTGGCCAAGAACACGGCCGTGGAATACAAGGGCGTCAAGATCAACATCGTGGACACCCCCGGCCACGCCGACTTCGGCGGGGAAGTGGAGCGCGTGCTGGGCATGGTGGACGGCTGCCTGCTGCTCGTGGACGCCGCCGAAGGCCCCATGCCCCAGACCCGCTTCGTGCTGCGCAAGGCGCTGGAGCTGGGCCTCAAGCCCATCGTGGTCATCAACAAGATTGACCGCCAGGACGCCCGCCCCGAGGAAGTCGTCAACCTGACCTTCGACCTGATGGCCGAACTCGGCGCCAACGACGACCAGCTCGACTTCCCGATCCTGTACGCGATCTCGCGTGAGGGCAAGGCTTTCAAGGAGCTCGACAACCCCCGCGACGACTTCCAGGAACTGTTCGAGATGGTGCTCGAGAAGATCCCCGCGCCGGTCGTGGACCTCGAAGCCCCCTTCCAGATGCTCGTGACCAACCTCGACTACAGCGAGTACCTGGGCCGCATCGTGCTGGGCCGCGTACAGCGCGGTCAGGTCAAGAAGGGCGAATTCGTCAACCTGATGCACAAGGACGGCACCATGTCCAAGACCCGTGTCGTGCAGCCCTTCACGCACCTGGGCCTGCGCCGCATCGAGGTGGACACCGTGGGCGCCGGGGACATCGTGGCCCTCGCCGGGATCGAGGACGCGCAGATCGGGGAGACCATCGCCGACCTCGCCGACCCCGAGGCCCTGCCCATCATCACGGTGGACGAGCCGACCGTCAGCATGACCTTCCAGCCGAACACCAGCCCCTTCGCGGGCAAGGACGGCAAGTACGTGACCAGCCGTCACCTCAACGACCGCCTCAAGCGCGAAGTGATGACCAACGTGTCGCTGAAGGTCGAGGAAGTGCGCCCCGACGAGTTCATCGTCTCGGGCCGCGGCGAGCTGCACCTCTCGATCCTGCTCGAAACCATGCGCCGCGAAGGCTACGAGATCCAGGTGGGCAGCCCGCAGGTCATCATCCGCGAGATCGACGGCGAGAAGCACGAGCCAGTCGAGCACCTCGTGGTGGACGTGCCCGAGCAGCACGCCAGCACCGTGATCGGTGTCCTGGCCTCGCGCAAGGGCCAGATGGTGAACATGGAGCCCCAGGGCACCCGCACCCGCATCGAGTTCAAGATTCCCAGCCGCGCGCTGTTCGGGTTCCGCACCCAGTTCCTGTCCATGACGCAGGGCGAAGGCATCATGAGCCACATCTTCGACGGCTACGCGCCCTGGGCCGGCGAGATCAAGGTGCGCCAGAACGGTTCGCTGGTCAGCATGGAAGACGGCCCGGCCTTCGCCTACAGCATCTGGAAGCTCCAGGACCGCGGTTCGTTCTTCATCGATCCGGCGACCGAGGTGTACATCGGCATGATCGTCGGTGAGAACGCCCGCGAGCAGGACATGAACGTCAACGTCTGCAAGAACAAGAAGCTCACGAACGTGCGCTCCAGCGGGGCCGACGAAGCCCTCACGCTGACCCCCCCGCGCCGCCTGACCCTCGAAGACGCGCTGGAGTACATCAGCGACGACGAACTCGTCGAGCTGACCCCCAAGAACATCCGTCTGCGCAAGAAGGTCCTGAACCCCAGCATGCGCAAGTAA
- the lysS gene encoding homocitrate synthase: protein MTDVPAPLLPARSWAIIDSTLREGEQFARGNFKTGDKIEIARALDSFGVEFIEVTTPMVSAQTQADIRQLTGLGLKSKFLTHVRCHMDDVQRAVDTGVDGLDLLFGTSSFLREFSHGKSINQIVDTAQGVIGWIKENRPDLQIRFSAEDTFRSEEADLMAVYRAVSDMGVHRVGLADTVGVATPRQVYTLVREVRKVIHADCGIEFHGHNDTGCAVSNAYEAIEAGATHIDTTILGIGERNGITPLGGFLARMFTFDPQGLIDKYNLDLLPELDRMIARMVDLPIPWNNYLTGEFAYNHKAGMHLKAIYLNPGAYEAIPPGVFGVGRRIQAGSKVTGKHAIAYKAREMGLHYGEDALRRVTDHIKALGENGDLDDAHLEQVLREWVSA from the coding sequence ATGACTGACGTACCTGCACCGCTGCTCCCGGCCCGCTCCTGGGCGATCATCGACTCCACCCTGCGGGAGGGCGAGCAGTTCGCGCGCGGCAACTTCAAGACCGGCGACAAGATCGAGATCGCCCGCGCGCTCGACAGTTTCGGGGTCGAGTTCATCGAGGTGACCACCCCGATGGTCAGCGCCCAGACCCAGGCCGACATCCGGCAGCTCACCGGCCTGGGGCTCAAGTCCAAGTTCCTGACCCACGTGCGCTGTCACATGGACGACGTGCAGCGCGCCGTGGATACCGGCGTGGACGGCCTGGACCTGCTGTTCGGGACCAGCAGCTTCCTGCGCGAGTTCAGCCACGGCAAGAGCATCAACCAGATCGTGGACACGGCGCAGGGCGTCATCGGCTGGATCAAGGAGAACCGCCCTGACCTCCAGATCCGTTTCTCGGCCGAGGACACCTTCCGCTCGGAGGAGGCCGACCTGATGGCCGTGTACCGCGCCGTATCGGACATGGGGGTTCACCGCGTGGGTCTGGCCGATACGGTGGGGGTCGCCACGCCCCGGCAGGTCTACACGCTGGTGCGCGAGGTCCGCAAGGTGATCCACGCCGACTGCGGCATCGAGTTCCACGGCCACAACGACACCGGCTGCGCGGTGAGCAACGCCTACGAGGCCATCGAGGCGGGGGCGACCCACATCGACACGACCATCCTGGGGATCGGTGAGCGCAACGGCATCACGCCGCTGGGGGGCTTCCTGGCGCGGATGTTCACCTTCGATCCGCAGGGCCTCATCGACAAGTACAACCTCGACCTGCTGCCCGAACTCGACCGCATGATCGCCCGGATGGTGGACCTGCCGATTCCCTGGAACAACTACCTGACCGGCGAGTTCGCCTACAACCACAAGGCCGGCATGCACCTCAAGGCGATCTATCTCAACCCCGGCGCCTACGAGGCGATTCCGCCCGGCGTGTTCGGGGTGGGCCGGCGCATCCAGGCGGGCAGCAAGGTGACGGGCAAGCACGCCATCGCCTACAAGGCCCGCGAGATGGGCCTGCACTACGGCGAGGACGCCCTGCGCCGCGTCACCGACCACATCAAGGCGCTGGGCGAGAATGGCGACCTCGACGACGCGCACCTCGAACAGGTGCTGCGTGAGTGGGTCAGCGCGTAG
- a CDS encoding DUF1905 domain-containing protein, with the protein MQLTFSGPLIEWRGPAPYYFVAVPPEQAAQVREVARLLSYGWGVVPVRVQLGASVWTTSLFPRQGGYLVPVRAAIRRAEALHEGAEVTLSLGLGEAEPSQGT; encoded by the coding sequence ATGCAGCTGACCTTCAGCGGCCCGCTGATCGAGTGGCGTGGCCCGGCCCCCTACTACTTCGTGGCGGTCCCTCCCGAACAGGCCGCGCAGGTCCGCGAGGTGGCCCGGCTGCTCAGCTACGGCTGGGGCGTCGTGCCGGTGCGGGTCCAGCTGGGGGCGAGCGTCTGGACGACCTCGCTCTTTCCCCGTCAGGGCGGGTACCTCGTGCCGGTCCGGGCGGCTATACGCCGCGCAGAGGCGCTGCACGAGGGCGCGGAGGTCACACTGAGCCTGGGGCTGGGTGAGGCCGAACCTTCACAGGGGACGTAG
- a CDS encoding heavy-metal-associated domain-containing protein, with amino-acid sequence MTTPPSPRPTRVLLGVRGMNREAGERVSAALLALPGVSRATPDDGQIEVHYDPSQHTVMDLVRAVRSQGFLAGML; translated from the coding sequence ATGACCACTCCTCCCTCCCCCCGTCCCACCCGCGTGCTGCTCGGGGTGCGCGGCATGAACCGCGAGGCCGGCGAGCGGGTGTCGGCCGCGCTTCTGGCCCTGCCCGGCGTGAGCCGCGCCACCCCCGACGACGGCCAGATCGAAGTGCATTACGACCCCTCGCAGCACACGGTCATGGACCTCGTGCGGGCCGTGCGCTCGCAGGGGTTCCTGGCGGGGATGCTCTAG
- a CDS encoding class I SAM-dependent methyltransferase — MPHWADTFYDFQERHTGWYNAPVHASHHRRAEQLRATHGGTRLLELGSGGGQFAVAAALAGYEVTALDLRPGGAAHALTLAAQHGVALEAVTGDFYAFNPSGAFDLIVSWDGFGIGTDADQRRLLRRLPGWLAPGGRALIEVYMPLYWARHAGYTREWSTPTRLVQTYGFDAETSRLTDTYAVGDEPPQTQSLRCYAPADFRLLLEGTGLTLLDIRPGGTWNPVTEIWSPEVPVAECMQWVAVLAGTSP; from the coding sequence ATGCCGCACTGGGCCGACACGTTCTACGACTTTCAGGAGAGGCACACCGGCTGGTACAACGCCCCGGTCCACGCCAGTCATCACCGGCGGGCCGAGCAGCTCCGGGCCACCCACGGGGGCACCCGGCTGCTGGAACTCGGCTCGGGCGGCGGGCAATTCGCGGTCGCGGCGGCGCTGGCCGGGTACGAGGTCACTGCGCTGGACCTGCGGCCCGGCGGCGCAGCCCACGCCCTGACCCTGGCGGCGCAGCACGGCGTTGCCCTGGAGGCCGTGACCGGCGACTTCTATGCCTTCAACCCGTCCGGGGCCTTCGACCTGATCGTCTCCTGGGACGGCTTCGGGATCGGCACGGACGCCGACCAGCGGCGGCTTCTGCGGCGGCTGCCGGGCTGGCTCGCGCCAGGGGGCCGCGCGTTGATCGAGGTCTATATGCCCCTCTACTGGGCGCGGCACGCCGGGTACACGCGCGAATGGTCCACGCCGACCCGCCTCGTGCAGACCTACGGTTTCGATGCCGAGACCAGCCGCCTGACCGACACCTACGCGGTCGGGGACGAGCCGCCGCAGACCCAGTCGCTGCGCTGCTACGCACCCGCCGACTTCCGGCTGTTGCTGGAGGGCACAGGTCTGACCCTGCTGGACATCCGGCCCGGGGGGACCTGGAATCCCGTCACGGAAATCTGGTCTCCGGAGGTACCGGTGGCCGAATGCATGCAGTGGGTGGCCGTGCTGGCCGGCACATCGCCCTGA
- a CDS encoding DUF1999 domain-containing protein: protein MLRFRTLTEHDYDALAALDLAAQRALDPAFDTLPDRERESRLSTSLPALKFYERSEHSFVADGEGGLRGFVFAQSVWQGDRPLVFVRTLALAPGLTPELVDEAARGLLHAVVKSAYDTAVYEIHLPLTAELANAARAEEARVVGQYGVVHLGTRAQTAPGERLRPE from the coding sequence ATGTTGCGCTTCCGTACCCTGACCGAACACGACTATGACGCGCTCGCGGCGCTGGACCTCGCCGCGCAGCGGGCGCTGGACCCGGCCTTCGACACCCTGCCGGACCGCGAGCGCGAGAGCCGCCTGAGCACCAGCCTGCCTGCCCTGAAGTTCTACGAACGCAGCGAGCATTCCTTCGTGGCCGACGGCGAGGGCGGGCTGCGCGGCTTCGTGTTCGCCCAGAGCGTGTGGCAGGGCGACCGGCCCCTGGTGTTCGTGCGCACTCTGGCCCTGGCCCCCGGCCTGACCCCCGAACTCGTGGACGAGGCGGCGCGCGGCCTGTTGCACGCCGTGGTCAAGAGCGCCTATGACACGGCCGTCTACGAGATTCACCTGCCCCTGACCGCCGAACTGGCAAACGCCGCCCGCGCCGAAGAGGCCCGTGTGGTGGGGCAGTACGGCGTCGTACACCTGGGCACGCGCGCGCAGACCGCGCCGGGCGAGCGCCTGCGCCCCGAATAG
- the lepB gene encoding signal peptidase I: MTRLSKAAPGPLQKLWKELLEPIVFAVVITQFLATLVGVDGNSMMPNLRNRERVFVPKYETWLHKAGVGNFSRGDIVIFKPPSSAVTELPNLNRNFLGLWNYRPFLIKRLIGLPGDRISIQGGEVTVNGTRLDSSWTTDYWREQGCWDTQSDLANNAASGRAGVVQPAQEITVPAGHYFVMGDNRTENGSEDSRMFGPVELRDIAGRAAAVVWPIMRKANAKYDCANETVAELSGPNVLNWRVLNRPEGFSAIPAPSGR; this comes from the coding sequence ATGACGCGACTTAGCAAAGCGGCCCCCGGCCCTCTTCAGAAGCTGTGGAAGGAACTGCTCGAACCCATCGTCTTCGCGGTGGTCATCACCCAGTTTCTGGCGACGCTGGTCGGCGTGGACGGCAACAGCATGATGCCCAACCTGCGCAACCGCGAACGGGTGTTCGTACCCAAGTACGAGACCTGGCTGCACAAGGCGGGCGTCGGCAATTTCAGCCGGGGCGACATCGTGATCTTCAAGCCGCCGAGCAGCGCCGTGACCGAGCTGCCCAACCTCAACCGCAACTTCCTGGGCCTGTGGAACTACCGGCCCTTCCTCATCAAGCGTCTGATCGGGCTGCCCGGCGACCGCATCAGTATTCAGGGCGGCGAGGTCACGGTGAACGGCACGCGCCTCGATTCGAGCTGGACCACCGACTACTGGCGCGAGCAGGGCTGCTGGGACACCCAGAGCGACCTCGCCAACAACGCCGCCTCCGGCCGCGCCGGGGTGGTGCAGCCCGCGCAGGAGATCACCGTGCCGGCCGGCCACTACTTCGTGATGGGCGACAACCGTACCGAGAACGGCAGCGAGGACTCGCGCATGTTCGGCCCCGTCGAGCTGCGCGACATCGCCGGGCGCGCGGCGGCTGTCGTGTGGCCCATCATGCGCAAGGCCAACGCCAAGTACGACTGCGCCAACGAGACGGTCGCGGAACTCAGCGGCCCCAATGTCCTGAACTGGCGCGTCCTGAACCGCCCTGAGGGCTTCAGCGCCATTCCGGCTCCCAGCGGCCGATAA
- a CDS encoding GNAT family N-acetyltransferase, protein MPQVRPARHDDLPAILEIYNGAVLHTTASYDLEPVTLESRQEWFGQKEAGGWPVLVAEEAGEVVGFATFGPFRGKAGFDGTAEHSVYIREGVRGGGLGTALMAPLIAEARRMGLHVLVGGIDAENAGSLRFHGRFGFVPVAHMPQVGRKFGRWLDLVFVQLILDEEKSEGGAAPHGPAQTGAR, encoded by the coding sequence ATGCCTCAAGTGCGCCCTGCCCGTCACGACGACCTGCCCGCCATCCTGGAGATCTACAACGGCGCGGTCTTGCACACCACCGCCAGCTACGACCTCGAACCCGTGACGCTGGAGTCGCGCCAGGAGTGGTTCGGGCAGAAGGAGGCGGGCGGCTGGCCGGTCCTGGTGGCCGAGGAGGCGGGCGAGGTCGTGGGCTTCGCGACCTTCGGGCCTTTCCGGGGCAAGGCGGGCTTCGACGGCACCGCCGAACACAGCGTCTACATCCGCGAGGGCGTGCGCGGCGGCGGCCTGGGCACGGCCCTGATGGCCCCCCTGATCGCCGAGGCGCGGCGCATGGGCCTGCATGTGCTGGTGGGCGGCATAGACGCCGAGAACGCCGGCAGCCTGCGCTTTCATGGGCGCTTCGGGTTCGTGCCGGTGGCGCACATGCCCCAGGTCGGGCGTAAGTTCGGCCGCTGGCTCGATCTGGTGTTCGTGCAGCTCATTCTGGATGAGGAAAAGAGCGAAGGAGGCGCTGCTCCGCACGGACCGGCGCAGACGGGCGCCAGATAG
- a CDS encoding SGNH/GDSL hydrolase family protein produces MKRTLATLLLLLGACAPAPTQGSRADATPFTRYVAMGDSITAGFQSGGLTAESQRASYARLLGQRGGLDIPMPEVNDPGCPPPVGVQGTRNCTLRTPGVVSPVVAVPGAKVADVLESTDTQVKDPDPQLYDADLYRVILGHETTQIEAALARRPLFVTLWIGNNDVLLPTLRGDPSRSTPLADFRQAYATLLDRLLSGGVEHLVVMTIPDVTRVPALIPVRLLRLAGVVDQSCQGKEVYFGSAVIAGASREKPLSCTSPSALTAAEYTQAQQIVEGYNGVIRELAAANGVPVFDVNPVLDSLPGRPLIPTAAAPFGRSFSLDGVHPSSFAHQRFAQRLAVFFNEQFGTDLNTRP; encoded by the coding sequence ATGAAACGGACCCTGGCGACCCTCCTTCTGCTTCTCGGTGCCTGCGCGCCCGCCCCGACCCAGGGCAGCCGCGCAGACGCCACGCCTTTCACCCGCTACGTGGCGATGGGGGACAGCATCACGGCCGGATTCCAGTCGGGCGGGCTGACGGCCGAGTCGCAGCGGGCCTCCTACGCGCGCCTGCTGGGGCAGCGTGGCGGCCTAGACATCCCCATGCCCGAGGTGAACGACCCCGGCTGCCCGCCGCCGGTCGGCGTCCAGGGCACCAGGAACTGCACGCTGCGCACGCCCGGCGTGGTGTCGCCCGTGGTCGCCGTGCCCGGCGCGAAGGTGGCCGACGTCCTGGAAAGCACCGACACCCAGGTCAAGGACCCCGACCCGCAGCTCTACGACGCCGACCTCTACCGCGTCATCCTGGGACATGAGACCACCCAGATCGAGGCCGCGCTGGCCCGCCGCCCCCTGTTCGTGACGCTGTGGATCGGCAACAACGACGTGCTGCTGCCCACCCTGCGCGGCGACCCCAGCCGGTCCACCCCGCTGGCCGACTTCCGGCAGGCCTACGCCACGCTGCTCGACCGCCTGCTGAGCGGCGGCGTCGAGCACCTCGTGGTGATGACCATTCCGGACGTGACCCGGGTGCCTGCCCTGATTCCGGTGCGGCTGCTGCGGCTGGCCGGCGTGGTGGACCAGAGCTGCCAGGGCAAGGAAGTGTATTTCGGCAGCGCGGTGATCGCGGGGGCCAGCCGCGAGAAGCCGCTGTCCTGCACCTCGCCCAGCGCCCTCACGGCGGCGGAATACACGCAGGCCCAGCAGATCGTGGAGGGCTACAACGGCGTCATCCGTGAGCTGGCCGCGGCCAACGGGGTCCCCGTGTTCGATGTCAACCCGGTCCTCGACAGCCTGCCGGGTCGCCCGCTGATTCCCACGGCGGCGGCGCCCTTCGGGCGGTCGTTCAGCCTCGACGGGGTTCACCCCAGTTCCTTCGCGCACCAGCGGTTCGCCCAGCGCCTCGCCGTGTTCTTCAACGAACAGTTCGGCACGGACCTGAACACGCGGCCCTGA
- a CDS encoding Maf family nucleotide pyrophosphatase, whose protein sequence is MATELPVVLASGSPRRRELLGNLGVAFEVVVSGEAEDSTESDPARLAGELADLKARAVAAQRPEAVVIAADTVVAQGALLLAKPESAEENVAFLRELSGRTHQVYTGVSVISPAGQWSGVERTDVTFRPLTDAEMTYYAATGEGLDKAGGYGLQGIGMALVQRLDGDSSNVIGFPLALVIRLLRSAGVPVFGEGAQEA, encoded by the coding sequence GTGGCTACTGAGCTGCCGGTCGTCCTCGCCTCGGGCAGCCCGCGCCGCCGCGAGCTGCTGGGCAACCTGGGCGTGGCCTTCGAGGTCGTCGTGAGCGGCGAGGCCGAGGACAGCACCGAGAGCGACCCCGCGCGGCTCGCGGGCGAGCTGGCCGACCTCAAGGCCCGCGCGGTGGCCGCCCAGCGCCCGGAGGCCGTGGTCATCGCCGCCGACACGGTGGTCGCGCAGGGCGCGCTGCTGCTCGCCAAGCCGGAGAGCGCCGAGGAGAATGTCGCCTTCCTGCGCGAGCTGTCGGGCCGCACCCACCAGGTCTACACCGGGGTCAGCGTGATCTCGCCGGCCGGGCAGTGGTCGGGCGTCGAGCGCACCGACGTGACCTTCCGGCCCCTGACGGACGCCGAGATGACCTACTACGCCGCGACCGGCGAGGGGCTGGACAAGGCGGGCGGCTACGGCCTCCAGGGCATCGGCATGGCGCTGGTGCAGCGGCTGGACGGCGACTCCTCGAACGTGATCGGTTTCCCGCTCGCCCTCGTCATCCGGTTGCTGAGGAGCGCGGGGGTGCCGGTGTTCGGGGAAGGGGCTCAGGAGGCGTGA